In one window of Pseudomonas benzenivorans DNA:
- the leuS gene encoding leucine--tRNA ligase, translated as MHEQYQPREIEAAAQSHWDAQKSFVVSEQPGKDTFYCLSMFPYPSGKLHMGHVRNYTIGDVIARYQRMQGKNVLQPMGWDAFGMPAENAAMKNKVAPAKWTYENIEYMKTQLKSLGLAIDWSREVTTCKPDYYRWEQWLFTRLFEKGVIYRKNGTVNWDPVDQTVLANEQVIDGRGWRSGALIEKREIPMYYFKITAYADELLSSLDELDGWPEQVKTMQRNWIGKSFGADIVFDYDLESIGEAGQLRVYSTRPDTLMGATYVAVAAEHPLAQRAAAKNPQIAAFIAECKAGSVAEADMATMEKKGMATGEYVIHPLTGDKLPVWVANYVLWGYGEGAVMAVPAHDERDFEFAHKYGLPITQVYAAEGKDYDNTQWQAWYADKDGLSTVNSGQYDGKDFGAAFDAIVADLEANGHGARKTQFRLRDWGISRQRYWGCPIPIIHCDSCGDVPVPEDQLPVVLPEDVVPDGSGSPLAKMPEFYECSCPKCGAPAKRETDTMDTFVESSWYFARYASPQYTGGMVDPAAANHWLPVDQYIGGIEHAILHLLYARFFHKLMRDEGLLSSNEPFKNLLTQGMVVADTYYRLADNGGKDWFNPADVVVERDAKGKVVAAKLASDGLPVEIGGTEKMSKSKNNGVDPQAMIDAYGADTCRLFMMFASPPDMSLEWSDSGVEGGSRFLRRVWRLAQGHVSQGLPEALDKSALNDEQKAVRRAIHLAIKQASTDIGQHHKFNTAIAAVMTLMNVLEKAPQASALDRALLQEGLETVALLLAPITPHICHELWQRLGHAEAIIDARWPALDESALVQDSLTLVVQVNGKLRGQIEVPASASREEVEAAARGNENVLRFTEGLAIRKVIVVPGKLVNIVAN; from the coding sequence ATGCACGAACAGTATCAGCCACGCGAGATCGAAGCCGCCGCGCAGTCCCACTGGGACGCGCAGAAATCCTTTGTAGTGAGTGAACAGCCGGGCAAGGACACCTTCTACTGCCTGTCGATGTTCCCCTACCCCAGCGGCAAGCTGCACATGGGCCACGTGCGCAACTACACCATCGGCGACGTGATCGCCCGCTACCAGCGCATGCAGGGCAAGAACGTGCTGCAGCCGATGGGCTGGGACGCCTTCGGCATGCCGGCGGAAAACGCCGCGATGAAGAACAAGGTCGCGCCGGCCAAGTGGACCTACGAAAACATCGAGTACATGAAGACCCAGCTCAAGAGTCTGGGCCTGGCCATCGACTGGTCGCGGGAAGTCACCACCTGCAAGCCGGACTACTACCGCTGGGAGCAGTGGCTGTTCACCCGCCTGTTCGAGAAGGGCGTGATCTACCGCAAGAACGGCACCGTCAACTGGGACCCGGTCGACCAAACCGTGCTGGCCAACGAGCAGGTCATCGACGGCCGCGGCTGGCGTTCGGGCGCGCTGATCGAGAAGCGCGAGATCCCCATGTACTACTTCAAGATCACCGCCTACGCGGATGAACTCTTGAGCAGCCTGGACGAGCTGGACGGCTGGCCGGAACAGGTCAAGACCATGCAGCGCAACTGGATCGGCAAGAGCTTCGGGGCCGACATCGTCTTCGACTACGACCTCGAAAGCATCGGCGAAGCCGGCCAGTTGCGGGTCTACTCCACTCGCCCCGACACCCTGATGGGCGCCACCTACGTGGCGGTGGCCGCCGAGCACCCGCTGGCCCAGCGCGCCGCGGCGAAGAACCCGCAGATCGCCGCCTTCATCGCCGAGTGCAAGGCCGGCTCCGTGGCCGAGGCCGACATGGCCACCATGGAGAAGAAGGGCATGGCCACCGGCGAATACGTCATCCACCCGCTGACCGGCGACAAACTGCCGGTGTGGGTCGCCAACTACGTGCTCTGGGGCTACGGCGAAGGCGCGGTGATGGCAGTGCCGGCCCACGACGAACGCGACTTCGAGTTCGCCCACAAGTACGGCCTGCCGATCACCCAGGTCTATGCCGCCGAAGGCAAGGATTATGACAACACCCAATGGCAGGCCTGGTATGCCGACAAGGACGGCCTGAGCACCGTCAACTCCGGCCAGTACGACGGCAAGGACTTCGGCGCGGCCTTCGACGCCATAGTCGCCGACCTCGAAGCCAACGGCCACGGCGCGCGCAAGACCCAGTTCCGCCTGCGCGACTGGGGCATCAGCCGCCAGCGCTACTGGGGTTGCCCTATCCCGATCATCCACTGCGACAGCTGTGGCGACGTACCGGTGCCGGAAGACCAGCTGCCGGTGGTGCTGCCCGAAGACGTGGTACCGGACGGCAGCGGCAGCCCGCTGGCTAAGATGCCCGAGTTCTATGAATGCAGCTGCCCGAAGTGCGGCGCGCCGGCCAAGCGCGAAACCGACACCATGGACACCTTCGTGGAAAGCTCCTGGTACTTCGCCCGCTACGCCTCGCCCCAGTACACCGGCGGCATGGTCGACCCGGCCGCGGCCAACCACTGGCTGCCGGTGGACCAGTACATCGGCGGCATCGAGCACGCCATCCTGCACCTGCTGTACGCGCGCTTCTTCCACAAGCTGATGCGCGACGAGGGCCTGCTGAGCTCCAACGAGCCGTTCAAGAACCTGCTGACCCAGGGCATGGTGGTGGCCGACACCTACTACCGCCTCGCCGATAACGGCGGCAAGGACTGGTTCAACCCGGCCGACGTCGTCGTCGAGCGCGACGCCAAGGGCAAGGTCGTCGCCGCCAAGCTGGCCAGCGACGGCCTGCCGGTGGAAATCGGCGGCACCGAGAAGATGTCCAAGTCGAAGAACAACGGCGTCGACCCCCAGGCCATGATCGATGCCTACGGCGCCGACACCTGCCGCCTGTTCATGATGTTCGCCTCGCCGCCGGACATGAGCCTGGAATGGTCCGACTCCGGCGTCGAGGGCGGCAGCCGCTTCCTCCGTCGCGTCTGGCGTCTGGCCCAGGGCCATGTCAGCCAGGGCCTGCCGGAGGCACTGGACAAGAGCGCGCTGAACGACGAACAGAAGGCCGTCCGGCGCGCCATCCACCTGGCCATCAAACAGGCCAGCACCGATATCGGCCAGCACCACAAATTCAACACCGCCATCGCCGCGGTGATGACCCTGATGAACGTGCTGGAGAAGGCCCCGCAGGCCAGCGCCCTGGATCGTGCCCTGCTCCAGGAGGGCCTGGAAACCGTGGCCCTGCTGCTGGCGCCGATCACCCCGCACATCTGCCATGAGCTGTGGCAGCGGCTCGGCCATGCCGAGGCGATCATCGACGCCCGCTGGCCGGCGCTGGACGAGTCCGCCCTGGTGCAGGACAGCCTGACCCTGGTGGTCCAGGTCAACGGCAAGCTGCGCGGCCAGATCGAGGTGCCGGCCAGTGCCAGCCGCGAAGAGGTCGAGGCCGCCGCCCGCGGCAACGAGAACGTGCTGCGCTTCACCGAGGGCCTCGCCATCCGCAAGGTCATCGTGGTGCCCGGCAAGCTGGTCAACATAGTCGCCAACTGA
- a CDS encoding DUF1820 family protein codes for MSKREPIYKIIFLNQGQVYEMYAKQIFQSDLWGFLEVEEFVFGERTQVVVDPSEEKLKAQFDGVVRSFVPMHAIIRIDEVERLGTPKISEAKGGGNIMPFPMPMPDK; via the coding sequence ATGAGCAAGCGCGAGCCTATCTACAAGATCATTTTCCTCAACCAGGGCCAGGTCTACGAGATGTACGCCAAGCAGATCTTCCAGAGCGATCTGTGGGGCTTTCTCGAGGTGGAAGAATTCGTCTTCGGTGAGCGTACCCAGGTGGTGGTCGACCCCAGCGAGGAGAAGCTCAAGGCCCAGTTCGATGGTGTGGTGCGCAGCTTCGTGCCGATGCATGCGATCATCCGCATCGACGAGGTGGAGCGCCTGGGTACGCCGAAGATCAGCGAGGCCAAGGGCGGCGGCAATATCATGCCCTTCCCCATGCCGATGCCGGATAAGTAG
- a CDS encoding LPS-assembly lipoprotein LptE, which yields MMKRNLLVMGLSLLLGACGFQLRGTGDVQFALKELDVSARNAYGDTLKQLRQVLESNQVRVYTGAPYKLVLSDERESQRAASYTSAARSAEYELTTTLDYEIRGARNLLLLSNSLEAQSFYVQDGNNLIGSSQEASQLRNEMRRDLVQQLVQRLQQISPDQLDQLQQTAEAKAKAEAEALEAARQRQAAQPQQSPISLPSYP from the coding sequence ATGATGAAACGGAATCTGTTGGTTATGGGCCTGAGCCTGCTGCTCGGCGCCTGCGGCTTCCAGCTGCGCGGCACCGGCGACGTGCAGTTCGCCCTCAAGGAGCTGGACGTCAGCGCGCGCAATGCCTACGGCGACACCCTCAAGCAGCTGCGCCAGGTCCTCGAAAGCAATCAGGTGCGGGTCTACACCGGCGCGCCCTATAAGCTGGTGCTGAGCGACGAACGCGAGAGCCAGCGCGCCGCCAGCTACACCAGCGCCGCCCGCAGCGCCGAGTACGAGCTGACCACCACCCTCGACTACGAGATCCGCGGCGCACGCAACCTGCTGCTGCTGAGCAACAGCCTGGAGGCGCAGAGCTTCTATGTGCAGGACGGCAACAACCTGATCGGCTCCAGCCAGGAAGCCAGCCAACTGCGCAACGAGATGCGCCGCGACCTGGTGCAACAGCTGGTGCAACGCCTGCAACAGATCAGCCCGGACCAGCTCGACCAGCTGCAGCAGACCGCCGAAGCCAAGGCCAAGGCCGAAGCCGAGGCACTGGAGGCGGCCCGTCAGCGCCAGGCCGCACAGCCGCAGCAGTCGCCCATATCGCTGCCAAGCTACCCCTGA
- the holA gene encoding DNA polymerase III subunit delta produces MKLNPAQLNKHLQGSLAPIYVVSGDEALLCQEACDAIRAATRQQGFGERQVFNAENNFDWGQLLQAGASLSLFAEKRLLELRIPNGKPGDKGAAALLEYLARPADDTVLLISLPKLDGSTQKTKWAKALIDGAQTQFLQIWPVDAAQLPQWIRQRLAQAGLSASQEAVEMIAARVEGNLLAAAQEIEKLKLLAEGGQVDADTVLAAVADSARYDVFGLIDAALAGEAAHALRMLEGLRGEGVEPPVILWALAREIRLLATIAQQYAQGMPLDKAFSAARPPVWDKRRPLVSKALQRHSAARWGQLLQVAQRIDAQIKGQAAGDPWNGLSLLTLTLCGQRLGLADDPDR; encoded by the coding sequence ATGAAGCTCAACCCCGCACAACTCAACAAACACCTGCAAGGCAGCCTGGCCCCGATCTACGTGGTCAGCGGCGATGAGGCCCTGCTCTGCCAGGAGGCCTGCGACGCCATCCGCGCCGCGACCCGCCAGCAGGGCTTCGGCGAGCGCCAGGTGTTCAACGCCGAGAACAATTTCGACTGGGGCCAGCTGCTGCAGGCCGGCGCCAGCCTGTCGCTGTTCGCCGAAAAGCGCCTGCTGGAACTGCGCATCCCCAACGGCAAGCCCGGCGACAAGGGCGCCGCCGCGCTGCTGGAGTACCTGGCCCGCCCGGCCGACGACACCGTGCTGCTGATCAGCCTGCCCAAGCTCGACGGCAGCACCCAGAAGACCAAGTGGGCCAAGGCCCTGATCGACGGCGCCCAGACCCAGTTCCTGCAGATCTGGCCGGTCGATGCCGCCCAGCTGCCGCAATGGATTCGCCAGCGCCTGGCCCAGGCCGGCCTAAGCGCCAGCCAGGAGGCGGTAGAGATGATCGCCGCACGGGTGGAAGGCAACCTGCTGGCCGCCGCCCAGGAGATCGAGAAACTCAAGCTGCTCGCCGAAGGCGGCCAGGTCGACGCCGACACCGTGCTCGCCGCCGTGGCCGACAGTGCCCGCTACGACGTGTTCGGCCTGATCGATGCGGCGCTGGCTGGCGAAGCCGCCCACGCCCTGCGCATGCTCGAGGGCCTGCGCGGCGAAGGGGTCGAGCCGCCGGTGATTCTCTGGGCCCTGGCCCGGGAGATCCGCCTGCTCGCCACCATCGCCCAGCAATACGCCCAGGGCATGCCCTTGGACAAGGCGTTCAGCGCGGCGCGTCCACCGGTCTGGGACAAGCGCCGCCCCCTGGTGAGCAAGGCCTTGCAACGCCACTCGGCGGCGCGCTGGGGACAGTTGCTGCAGGTCGCCCAGCGCATCGACGCGCAGATCAAGGGCCAGGCCGCCGGCGATCCCTGGAACGGCCTGAGCCTGCTGACCCTCACCCTCTGCGGCCAGCGCCTGGGCCTCGCCGACGACCCCGACCGCTAA
- a CDS encoding PhoH family protein, whose protein sequence is MNAPIEPLRFILEPFEARRFANLCGQFDEHLRLIEQRLAIEIRNRGNQFELIGPAEQTAAAEQLLQRLYRETKSSELSPDLVHLFLQESAMESVGDKSEVGVTLRTRKGSIRPRGANQQRYVKAILDNDINFGIGPAGTGKTYLAVACAVDALEREQVRRILLVRPAVEAGEKLGFLPGDLAQKIDPYLRPLYDALYEMLGFEQVAKLIERQVIEIAPLAYMRGRTLNNSFIILDESQNTTMEQMKMFLTRIGFGSTAVITGDITQVDLPRGTRSGLTHVIDVLHEVPGISFTHFKPKDVVRHPLVQRIVEAYERHDNRLHGKLDDEQDGRDG, encoded by the coding sequence TTGAACGCACCCATAGAACCCCTTCGTTTCATCCTCGAACCCTTCGAGGCTCGCCGCTTCGCCAACCTCTGCGGACAATTCGACGAGCACCTGCGCCTGATCGAACAGCGCCTGGCGATCGAGATCCGCAATCGCGGCAACCAGTTCGAACTGATCGGCCCCGCCGAGCAGACCGCCGCCGCCGAACAGCTGCTGCAGCGCCTGTACCGCGAGACCAAGAGCAGCGAACTGTCCCCCGACTTGGTGCACCTGTTCCTGCAGGAATCGGCCATGGAGTCGGTCGGCGACAAGAGCGAAGTCGGCGTCACCCTGCGCACCCGCAAGGGCAGCATCCGCCCACGCGGCGCCAACCAGCAGCGCTACGTCAAGGCCATCCTCGACAACGACATCAACTTCGGCATCGGCCCGGCCGGCACCGGCAAGACCTACCTGGCCGTGGCCTGCGCGGTGGATGCCCTGGAGCGCGAGCAGGTGCGGCGCATCCTGCTGGTGCGCCCGGCGGTGGAGGCCGGCGAGAAGCTCGGCTTCCTGCCCGGCGACCTGGCGCAGAAGATCGACCCCTACCTGCGCCCGCTGTACGACGCCCTGTACGAGATGCTCGGCTTCGAACAGGTGGCCAAGCTGATCGAGCGCCAGGTGATCGAGATCGCCCCACTGGCCTATATGCGCGGGCGCACCCTGAACAACAGCTTCATCATCCTCGACGAGAGCCAGAACACCACGATGGAACAGATGAAGATGTTCCTCACCCGCATCGGTTTCGGCTCCACCGCGGTGATCACCGGCGACATCACCCAGGTCGACCTGCCGCGCGGCACCCGCTCCGGCCTGACCCATGTGATCGACGTGCTGCACGAGGTGCCCGGCATCAGCTTCACCCACTTCAAGCCCAAGGACGTGGTGCGCCACCCCCTGGTCCAGCGCATCGTCGAGGCCTACGAACGGCACGACAACCGCCTGCACGGCAAACTCGACGACGAGCAGGACGGCCGCGATGGTTGA
- a CDS encoding YdcF family protein: MPIRYMLKHLFMPPGGLLLLLVLGWWLRRRMPRVASCCFVLGVGGLWLMSLPVTVEWSARWLERDPALAEAHWPVLAQRAEAIVVLGGGRERDDPAWGGDQPASMALERLRYAARLARATGLPLLTSGGLHYGQPPSEAALGAEVLARDFAVAVRWQEGASRTTWENATHSARLLRQAGVTRVLLVTQAWHMPRARWCFERQGLEVVAAPLGFFGVANGRPAGGWLPEAKALWQNTLLLNEAVGLIAYPLFYGRADGAE; encoded by the coding sequence ATGCCGATTCGCTACATGCTCAAACACCTGTTCATGCCGCCTGGCGGTTTGCTGCTCCTGCTGGTGCTCGGCTGGTGGCTGCGCAGGCGCATGCCACGCGTCGCCAGCTGCTGCTTCGTCCTCGGTGTCGGCGGTCTGTGGCTGATGAGCCTGCCGGTCACTGTGGAGTGGTCGGCGCGGTGGCTGGAGCGTGATCCGGCGCTGGCCGAGGCGCACTGGCCGGTGCTGGCGCAGCGGGCCGAGGCGATAGTGGTGCTCGGTGGCGGTCGCGAGCGCGACGACCCGGCCTGGGGCGGCGATCAGCCCGCGTCGATGGCCCTGGAGCGGCTGCGCTACGCCGCACGCCTGGCCAGGGCCACGGGACTGCCGCTGCTGACCAGTGGCGGTTTGCACTATGGCCAGCCCCCCAGCGAGGCCGCGTTGGGCGCCGAGGTGCTGGCGCGGGATTTCGCTGTGGCGGTGCGTTGGCAGGAGGGGGCGAGTCGCACCACCTGGGAGAACGCCACCCACAGTGCCCGATTGCTGCGCCAGGCGGGCGTGACCCGGGTGCTGCTGGTGACCCAGGCCTGGCACATGCCCAGGGCGCGCTGGTGTTTCGAACGGCAGGGCCTGGAGGTGGTGGCGGCGCCGCTGGGGTTCTTCGGCGTGGCCAATGGCCGTCCCGCCGGCGGCTGGCTGCCGGAGGCCAAGGCCCTGTGGCAGAACACGCTGCTGCTCAACGAGGCGGTCGGGCTGATCGCCTATCCCCTGTTCTATGGCCGGGCGGATGGCGCCGAATGA
- a CDS encoding HlyC/CorC family transporter — protein sequence MSEDRSSNEQKSWLNKLTQAFAPEPKNRQELLEVLREAHENKLLDSEALAIVEGAIQVADLQVRDIMVPRSQMISIKSSQTPREFLPSIIEAAHSRYPVIGESLDDVIGILLAKDLLPLLLQDEQAGFNIKDLLRPATFVPESKRLNVLLREFRANHNHMAVVIDEYGGVAGLVTIEDVLEQIVGDIEDEHDVEEDSYVKPLPSGDFLVKALTPIDSFNEAFETQFSDDEFDTVGGLVMSAFGHLPKRNEVTEIGEFRFRVLNADSRRIHLLRLTPLAR from the coding sequence ATGAGCGAAGACCGATCGAGCAACGAGCAGAAGTCCTGGCTGAACAAGCTGACCCAGGCTTTTGCTCCAGAGCCGAAGAACCGTCAGGAACTGCTGGAAGTGCTGCGCGAGGCGCATGAGAACAAGCTGCTCGACAGCGAGGCGTTGGCCATAGTCGAGGGCGCCATCCAGGTCGCCGACCTGCAGGTGCGCGACATCATGGTGCCGCGTTCGCAGATGATCAGCATCAAGTCCAGCCAGACGCCCAGGGAGTTCCTGCCCTCGATCATCGAGGCCGCCCACTCGCGCTACCCGGTGATCGGCGAGAGCCTCGACGACGTGATCGGCATCCTCCTGGCCAAGGACCTGCTGCCGCTGCTGCTGCAGGACGAACAGGCGGGCTTCAACATCAAGGACCTGCTGCGCCCGGCGACCTTCGTCCCCGAGTCCAAGCGCCTCAACGTGCTGCTGCGCGAGTTCCGCGCCAACCACAACCACATGGCCGTGGTGATCGACGAGTACGGTGGCGTCGCCGGTCTGGTGACCATCGAGGACGTGCTCGAGCAGATAGTCGGCGACATCGAGGACGAGCACGACGTCGAGGAGGACAGCTACGTCAAGCCGCTGCCCTCCGGCGACTTCCTGGTCAAGGCCCTGACCCCCATCGACAGCTTCAACGAGGCCTTCGAGACGCAGTTCTCCGACGACGAGTTCGACACCGTCGGCGGCCTGGTGATGAGCGCCTTCGGCCACCTGCCCAAACGCAACGAGGTGACCGAGATCGGCGAGTTCCGCTTCCGCGTGCTCAATGCCGACAGCCGGCGCATCCACCTGCTGCGCCTGACCCCCCTGGCGCGCTGA
- the ybeY gene encoding rRNA maturation RNase YbeY, producing MVELDLQVASQAEQLPGEAQFRAWCELALRQRTADSELTIRLVDEAEGRELNSTYRHKDYATNVLSFPAEVPDEMLDIPLLGDLVICAPVVAREAREQDKSLEAHWAHLVIHGCLHLLGYDHIEEAEAEEMEALERTLLAELGHPDPYAGDD from the coding sequence ATGGTTGAACTGGACCTGCAGGTCGCCAGCCAGGCCGAACAGCTGCCCGGCGAGGCGCAGTTTCGCGCCTGGTGCGAACTGGCCCTGCGCCAGCGCACGGCCGACTCCGAGCTGACCATCCGCCTGGTGGACGAGGCCGAGGGGCGCGAGCTCAATAGCACCTACCGGCACAAGGACTACGCCACCAACGTGCTGTCCTTTCCCGCCGAGGTGCCCGACGAAATGCTGGATATCCCCCTGCTCGGCGACCTGGTGATCTGCGCCCCGGTGGTCGCGCGCGAGGCCCGCGAACAGGACAAGAGCCTGGAGGCCCACTGGGCCCACCTGGTGATTCACGGCTGCCTGCACCTGCTCGGCTACGACCACATCGAAGAGGCCGAAGCCGAGGAAATGGAAGCCCTGGAACGTACACTGCTTGCCGAGCTGGGGCACCCCGACCCCTACGCCGGCGACGACTGA
- the miaB gene encoding tRNA (N6-isopentenyl adenosine(37)-C2)-methylthiotransferase MiaB yields MTKKLYIETHGCQMNEYDSSRMVDLLGEHQALEVTERAEDADVILLNTCSIREKAQDKVFSQLGRWRELKQANPQLVIGVGGCVASQEGAAIRDRAPYVDVVFGPQTLHRLPEMIDAARTTKQPQVDISFPEIEKFDRLPEPRVDGPSAFVSVMEGCSKYCTFCVVPYTRGEEVSRPLADVLGEIVHLAENGVREVTLLGQNVNGYRGETPGGQIADFAELLHAVAAIDGIDRIRYTTSHPLEFSDALIQAHAEIPELVKYLHLPVQSGSDRILAAMKRNHTALEYKSRIRKLKAAVPDILISSDFIIGFPGETEKDFEQTMKLIEEVGFDFSFSFVYSARPGTPAADLADDTPEELKKQRLQILQNRINQQGFENSRRMVGSVQRILVSDYSKKDPGMLQGRTEHNRIVNFRSGNPRLIGQFVDVHIDDALPHSLRGSLLSEPAAD; encoded by the coding sequence ATGACCAAGAAGCTTTATATCGAAACCCACGGTTGCCAGATGAACGAGTACGACAGCTCGCGCATGGTCGACCTGCTGGGCGAGCATCAAGCCCTGGAAGTCACCGAGCGCGCGGAAGACGCCGACGTCATCCTGCTCAACACCTGTTCGATCCGCGAGAAGGCCCAGGACAAGGTGTTCTCCCAGCTCGGCCGCTGGCGCGAACTGAAGCAGGCCAATCCCCAGCTGGTGATCGGCGTCGGTGGCTGCGTGGCCAGCCAGGAAGGCGCGGCGATCCGCGACCGCGCGCCCTACGTCGACGTGGTGTTCGGCCCGCAGACCCTGCACCGCCTGCCGGAAATGATCGACGCCGCACGCACCACCAAGCAGCCCCAGGTGGATATCTCCTTCCCCGAGATCGAGAAGTTCGACCGCCTGCCCGAGCCGCGGGTCGACGGGCCCAGCGCCTTCGTCTCGGTGATGGAAGGCTGCAGCAAGTACTGCACCTTCTGCGTGGTGCCCTACACCCGCGGCGAGGAGGTCAGCCGCCCGCTGGCCGACGTGCTGGGCGAGATCGTCCACCTGGCCGAGAACGGCGTGCGCGAGGTGACCCTGCTCGGACAGAACGTCAACGGCTACCGCGGCGAGACCCCGGGCGGGCAGATCGCCGACTTCGCCGAGCTGCTCCATGCCGTGGCGGCCATCGACGGCATCGACCGCATCCGTTACACCACCAGCCACCCGCTGGAGTTTTCCGACGCCCTGATCCAGGCCCACGCCGAGATCCCCGAGCTGGTGAAATACCTGCACCTGCCGGTGCAGTCCGGCTCCGACCGCATCCTCGCGGCGATGAAGCGCAACCACACCGCGCTGGAGTACAAGTCGCGCATCCGCAAGCTGAAGGCGGCGGTGCCGGACATCCTGATCAGCTCGGACTTCATCATCGGCTTCCCCGGCGAGACCGAGAAGGACTTCGAACAGACCATGAAGCTGATCGAGGAGGTCGGCTTCGACTTCTCCTTCTCCTTCGTCTACAGCGCCCGCCCGGGCACCCCGGCGGCGGACCTGGCCGACGACACCCCGGAGGAGCTGAAGAAGCAACGCCTGCAGATCCTGCAGAACCGCATCAACCAGCAGGGCTTCGAGAACAGCCGACGAATGGTTGGCAGCGTCCAGCGCATCCTGGTCAGCGACTACTCGAAGAAGGACCCGGGCATGCTCCAGGGCCGCACCGAGCACAACCGCATCGTCAACTTCCGTTCAGGCAACCCGCGCCTGATCGGCCAATTCGTCGACGTGCACATCGACGACGCCCTGCCCCACTCGCTGCGCGGCAGCCTGCTGAGCGAGCCGGCGGCGGACTGA
- the lnt gene encoding apolipoprotein N-acyltransferase, whose amino-acid sequence MHWITRPGWPGNLAALAAGALTPLALAPFDLWPLALLSIALLYLGLRDLTPRQAAGRGWCYGFGLFAAGTSWVYVSIHDYGAASPPLAAFLTLGFVAGLGLFFALAAWLWARWLRRVEAPLADALAFAALWLAQEAFRGWFLTGFPWLYAGYSQLDGPLAGLAPLGGVWLISFVLALCAALLVNLSRLRARKAFLAVGLALLATPWIAGLALKDHPWTTASGAPLKVAAMQGNVPQNLKWDPAQLNAQLVLYRDLSFNAAPTDLIVWPETAVPVLKEQASGYLAMMERFARERGAALITGVPIRQANERGEPRYYNAVSVVGEGAGDYLKQKLVPFGEYVPLQELLRGLIAFFDLPMSDFARGDAEQPLLQAKGLNIATYICYEVVYPEFAASLAAQSDLLLTVSNDAWFGTSIGPLQHLQMAQMRALEAGRWMIRATNNGMTVLIDPFGRITAQLPQFERGVLYGEVQPMQQLTPYLQWRAWPLALLCALLLGWALLASRVARTV is encoded by the coding sequence ATGCACTGGATCACTCGCCCCGGCTGGCCGGGCAACCTGGCGGCCCTGGCGGCCGGCGCCCTCACCCCGCTGGCGCTGGCCCCCTTCGACCTCTGGCCGCTGGCGCTGCTGTCCATCGCCCTGCTCTACCTCGGCCTGCGCGACCTGACTCCGCGCCAGGCGGCGGGCCGCGGCTGGTGCTACGGCTTCGGCCTGTTCGCCGCCGGCACCAGCTGGGTGTACGTCAGCATCCACGACTATGGGGCCGCCTCGCCGCCCCTGGCAGCCTTCCTGACCCTGGGCTTCGTCGCCGGCCTCGGCCTGTTCTTCGCCCTGGCCGCCTGGCTGTGGGCGCGCTGGCTGCGCCGGGTCGAGGCGCCGCTGGCCGACGCCCTGGCCTTCGCCGCCCTGTGGCTGGCCCAGGAGGCCTTTCGCGGCTGGTTTCTCACCGGCTTTCCCTGGCTCTATGCCGGCTATAGCCAGCTCGACGGGCCGCTGGCCGGACTCGCTCCGCTCGGCGGCGTCTGGCTGATCTCCTTCGTCCTGGCGCTCTGCGCCGCCCTGCTGGTCAACCTGTCCCGACTACGCGCCCGCAAGGCCTTCCTGGCCGTCGGCCTGGCGCTGCTGGCCACCCCTTGGATCGCCGGCCTGGCGCTCAAGGACCACCCCTGGACCACGGCCAGCGGCGCCCCCCTCAAGGTCGCCGCCATGCAGGGCAATGTGCCGCAGAACCTCAAGTGGGATCCGGCCCAGCTCAACGCCCAGCTGGTGCTGTACCGCGACCTGAGCTTCAACGCCGCGCCGACTGACCTGATCGTCTGGCCGGAGACCGCGGTGCCGGTGCTCAAGGAGCAGGCGAGCGGTTATCTGGCGATGATGGAGCGCTTCGCCCGGGAGCGCGGCGCCGCGCTGATCACCGGCGTGCCGATCCGCCAGGCCAACGAACGCGGCGAGCCGCGCTACTACAACGCGGTCAGCGTGGTCGGCGAAGGCGCGGGCGACTACCTCAAGCAGAAGCTGGTGCCCTTCGGCGAGTACGTGCCGCTGCAGGAACTGCTGCGCGGCCTGATCGCCTTCTTCGACCTGCCGATGTCGGACTTCGCCCGCGGCGACGCCGAGCAGCCGCTGCTGCAGGCCAAGGGCCTGAATATCGCCACCTACATCTGCTACGAGGTGGTCTATCCGGAGTTCGCCGCGAGCCTGGCCGCCCAGAGCGACCTGCTGCTGACGGTGAGCAACGACGCCTGGTTCGGCACTTCGATCGGCCCCCTGCAACACCTGCAGATGGCGCAGATGCGCGCCCTCGAGGCGGGGCGCTGGATGATCCGCGCCACCAACAACGGCATGACCGTGCTGATCGACCCCTTCGGGCGCATCACCGCCCAGCTGCCACAGTTCGAACGCGGCGTGCTCTATGGCGAGGTGCAGCCCATGCAGCAGCTTACCCCCTACCTGCAGTGGCGCGCCTGGCCCCTGGCACTGCTCTGCGCCCTGCTACTGGGCTGGGCACTGCTGGCCAGCCGCGTGGCGCGCACAGTCTAG
- the arfA gene encoding alternative ribosome rescue factor ArfA yields the protein MSKKSPHGPNRAKSLIAQPLFRCRQEKPRKGKGSYRREASQTNWEASFFVAA from the coding sequence ATGAGCAAGAAAAGCCCCCATGGCCCGAACCGGGCCAAGTCCCTGATCGCCCAGCCGCTGTTTCGCTGCCGCCAGGAAAAACCGCGCAAGGGCAAGGGCAGTTACCGCCGCGAAGCCTCCCAGACAAACTGGGAGGCTTCGTTCTTTGTGGCCGCCTGA